The Candidatus Manganitrophaceae bacterium genome segment GGGAGGGGTCGTCGTAGAAATCGTTCGGAGTGCGGAATGAAGATAAATAGATGAAGGCCGTTTTCACTCCGCACGCCGAATTCCACACTTTCTTTTAGAGCGCCGCATCCCCGCTCTCGCCCGTTCGGATGCGAACCGCCACCTCCAGATCGGTCACGAAGACCTTCCCGTCGCCGATGCTTCCGGTTTTAGCGGAGGCAAGAATCGTCGCCACCGCCTTGTCGACATCTTTTTCCGGGAGGGCGATCTCGATCTTCAGCTTCGGAACGAATTCAATCGTATATTCCGCGCCGCGGTAGAGCTCCTTGTGTCCC includes the following:
- a CDS encoding P-II family nitrogen regulator gives rise to the protein MKKIEAIIKPFKLEEVKKALNDVGILGMTVTEVKGYGRQKGHKELYRGAEYTIEFVPKLKIEIALPEKDVDKAVATILASAKTGSIGDGKVFVTDLEVAVRIRTGESGDAAL